A single window of Oncorhynchus keta strain PuntledgeMale-10-30-2019 chromosome 34, Oket_V2, whole genome shotgun sequence DNA harbors:
- the ttf2 gene encoding transcription termination factor 2 isoform X1: MEIVLCNTHGSTCMLKTGVKEGPNKGKSFYLCGERQLGSPCDFTKVAGIPASHCLLHEDSMVELQTLIRSQKQQGYRLYYRCVLGKNAGQRWCGNVPWTAPEAEKRSPLPDRQLQSSSLPPERNPFKAPGKTDQTSEWRRLQDGGRLEDEGKGKNEKGGEKERLHKSVGKESEHGRGMEEEERGMLSSSESWRDKQLPAGMKIKKRVSGEENKESSETSPEEKEKTVKEMKDKNKNSNEDSQREAETSNNSSPKPQDTEDPHQASKGRHGYYPREPPTNSLKESGKHAGKKPSTDRKKSNPSDPNGTTSKDAQAPKSTEKTKTPIPQSDKPAQQLSTPITEQDKEAEKMTASSSQQNQDKSHCGNQFGEWRCDEDDDDDVQFVSVQPGTQTTTLVPVPQVQKALTSFPGFQPASQVKGQQEDPRALHSQLTAQLKQKKATLSVVNMSALPDKGERLKSQVKDLEEALESLCLTTSTEPEPQGDEGNAKPKPTPSQYNPFSCPGGTVLLPIAPAPLQYQASTSSMGLQLSQGYTRMYGVNPQSQAFYGGRMTDNRLLAVKNATSEAIDHLHSSLESCPDPNTEVTDPKGIKVPLLAHQRQALAWLLWRETQKPCGGILADDMGLGKTLTMIALILAQKKKQKEEEKDTKLEGWISKNDSSLVVSQGTLIICPASLVHHWKKEIERRVKSSRLSIYLYHGPNRQKNAKVLAEHDVVVTTYSLVSKEIPVPKDDAEKPSKDPEDVPSALPPLLRVAWARIVLDEAHNIKNPKVQTSLAVCKLRAKARWAVTGTPIQNNLLDMYALLKFLRCAPFDEFKLWKTQVDNGSKRGGERLNILTRTLLLRRTKDQMDSTGKPLVNLPDRTCEVHRLKLSEEEQSVYDVVFAQSRSTLQNYLKRHEGDNGKKGDDSNPFDKGKGVAREFGVSQADSVSSSQQTQGPTSTVHILSLLLRLRQSCCHLSLLKKTLDPSELQGDGISLSLEEQLNALCLFSEASGPDPKATVSLNGSRFASDLFEDTHESTKIAAILTELKDIRQQSEAQKSVIVSQWTSMLHIVAVHLRRMGLSFAVIDGTVNPKRRMDLVEEFNTNPKGPQVMLVSLCAGGVGINLIGGNHLFLMDMHWNPALEDQACDRIYRVGQHRDVTIHRFVCEGTVEDKISILQEKKKDLAQKVLSGTGASFTKLSLADLRVIFGV, encoded by the exons ATGGAGATTGTACTATGCAATACCCACG GCAGCACATGCATGCTGAAGACGGGAGTGAAAGAAGGGCCAAATAAGGGTAAAAGCTTCTACTTGTGCGGGGAGCGTCAACTGGGGTCTCCCTGTGATTTCACCAAAGTGGCAGG GATCCCGGCCTCACACTGCCTGCTTCATGAGGATTCTATGGTGGAACTCCAGACTCTCATCCGCAGTCAGAAGCAGCAGGGCTAcag GTTGTACTACCGGTGTGTTTTGGGGAAGAACGCGGGTCAGAGGTGGTGTGGCAATGTTCCCTGGACAGCG CCAGAGGCAGAGAAACGCAGCCCACTGCCTGACAGACAGCTGCAGTCCTCCAGCCTGCCCCCAGAGAGAAATCCATTCAAGGCCCCAGGCAAGACTGACCAGACGTCAGAGTGGAGGAGACTCCAAGATGGGGGGAGACTGGAGGATGAGGGCAAAGGAAAGAATGAGaaaggtggagagaaggagaggcttcACAAGAGTGTAGGTAAAGAAAGCGAACACGGTCgaggtatggaggaggaggagagggggatgttaaGTTCCTCGGAGTCTTGGAGAGACAAACAGCTTCCAGCAGGGatgaagataaagaagagagtaTCAGGCGAGGAGAATAAGGAAAGTTCTGAAACatcacctgaggaaaaggaaaagACTGTCAAGGAGATGAAAGACAAAAACAAGAACTCAAACgaagacagccagagagaggctGAGACAAGCAACAACTCTAGCCCGAAACCCCAGGATACAGAGGACCCACACCAAGCCTCAAAGGGTCGTCATGGATACTACCCACGAGAGCCACCAACCAATAGCCTAAAAGAGTCTGGAAAGCATGCTGGGAAAAAGCCAAGCACAGATAGGAAGAAGAGCAACCCCTCCGACCCAAATGGCACTACCTCTAAAGACGCCCAAGCACCTAAGAGCACAGAGAAGACCAAAACCCCAATCCCACAATCTGATAAACCAGCGCAGCAACTTTCCACTCCAATAACTGAACAGGATAAGGAGGCAGAGAAAATGACTGCTTCATCATCACAGCAGAACCAGGACAAGTCCCATTGTGGGAACCAATTTGGAGAGTGGCGttgtgatgaagatgatgatgatgatgtccagTTTGTGTCAGTTCAGCCAGGTACACAGACGACGACTCTAGTACCAGTGCCCCAGGTCCAGAAAGCCCTGACATCCTTCCCAGGGTTCCAGCCTGCCTCTCAGGTCAAAGGTCAGCAGGAGGACCCCAGGGCCCTGCACAGCCAGCTCACTGCTCAGCTCAAACAGAAGAAG GCCACTTTGTCGGTGGTGAATATGTCTGCTCTGCCCGATAAAGGGGAGAGGTTGAAGAGTCAGGTCAAAGACCTGGAGGAGGCTCTGGAGTCTCTCTGCCTCACCACTTCCACTGAGCCAG AGCCTCAGGGTGACGAAGGTAATGCCAAACCGAAGCCCACTCCCAGCCAGTACAACCCATTTAGCTGCCCGGGAGGCACCGTCCTATTGCCCATTGCTCCTGCCCCCCTCCAGTACCAGGCCTCCACCAGCTCAATGGGGCTTCAGCTCAGCCAGGGATACACTCGGATGTATGGAG TGAACCCCCAGAGCCAAGCGTTCTATGGAGGCAGGATGACAGACAACCGTCTGCTAGCGGTGAAGAACGCCACCTCTGAGGCCATTGACCACCTCCACAGCTCCCTAGAGTCCTGCCCCGACCCCAATACTGAGGTTACGGACCCGAAAGGCATCAAG GTGCCTCTACTGGCCCATCAGAGACAAGCTCTGGCCTGGCTGCTGTGGAGAGAGACCCAGAAACCCTGTGGAGGGATCCTGG CTGATGACATGGGCCTGGGGAAAACCCTCACCATGATCGCTCTCATTCTGGCCCAGAAGAAGAAGcaaaaggaggaggagaaagacacTAAATTGGAAGGCTGGATCTCCAAAAATG ACTCTAGCCTGGTAGTGTCTCAGGGCACTTTGATCATCTGCCCTGCCTCTTTGGTTCATCACTGGAAGAAGGAGATCGAGAGACGCGTCAAGAGCAGCCGACTCAGTATCTACCTGTACCACGGGCCCAACCGCCAGAAGAACGCCAAAGt TCTGGCTGAGCATGATGTGGTGGTGACCACCTACAGCCTTGTCTCCAAGGAGATCCCAGTCCCGAAGGACGATGCAGAGAAACCTAGCAAGGACCCTGAGGATGTG CCATCAGCCCTCCCTCCTCTGCTGCGGGTGGCCTGGGCCCGCATTGTGCTGGACGAGGCCCACAACATCAAGAATCCCAAGGTGCAGACCTCCTTGGCTGTGTGTAAGCTGAGGGCCAAGGCCAGGTGGGCTGTTACTGGGACCCCCATCCAGAACAACCTACTGGATATGTACGCCCTGCTCAA GTTTCTGCGCTGTGCCCCATTTGATGAGTTCAAGCTTTGGAAAACCCAGGTAGACAACGGCtcgaagagaggaggagagcgactTAACATTCTGACCAGAACTCTGCTGCTCCGACGCACCAAAGACCAGATGGACTCTACCGGAAAACCTCTG GTGAATCTGCCAGATCGGACCTGTGAGGTGCATCGCCTGAAGCTGTCTGAAGAGGAGCAGTCTGTTTACGATGTGGTGTTTGCACAGTCCAG GTCCACTCTGCAGAACTATCTGAAGAGGCATGAGGGAGACAATGGTAAAAAGGGAGACGACTCCAATCCCTTCGACAAGGGTAAGGGAG tgGCTCGTGAGTTTGGAGTGTCCCAGGCGGactctgtgtcctcctcccagcaGACCCAGGGCCCCACCAGCACTGTTCACATCCTGTCTCTATTGCTCCGACTCAGACAGAGCTGCTGCCATCTGTCTCTGTTGAAGAAG ACCCTGGATCCGTCTGAGCTGCAGGGGGAtgggatctctctctcccttgaggAGCAGCTCAATGCCCTGTGCCTCTTCTCCGAGGCCTCGGGCCCCGACCCCAAAGCCACCGTGTCCCTCAATGGGAGCCGATTCGCCTCCGATCTCTTTGAGGACACCCACGAGAGCACCAAG ATCGCTGCCATTCTCACAGAGCTGAAGGATATCAGGCAGCAGAGTGAGGCTCAGAAAAG tgtgatAGTGTCCCAGTGGACCAGCATGCTTCACATCGTGGCCGTTCACCTGAGGAGAATGGGCCTGAGCTTTGCTGTCATCGACGGCACTGTCAACCCCAAACGCCGCATGGACCTGGTCGAAGAGTTCAACACCAACCCTAAAGGACCACAG gtgatgcttgtgtctctgtgtgctggAGGAGTGGGCATTAACCTTATTGGAGGGAATCACCTCTTCCTCATGGACATGCACTG GAACCCAGCTCTAGAGGACCAGGCCTGTGACCGCATCTACAGAGTGGGTCAGCACCGAGATGTCACCATCCACAG GTTTGTGTGTGAGGGCACAGTGGAGGATAAGATCTCCATTCtgcaggagaagaagaaggatcTTGCACAGAAGGTGCTGTCAGGGACTGGAGCCTCCTTCACCAAGCTCTCCCTGGCTGACCTCAGAGTCATCTTTGGGGTCTGA
- the LOC127906113 gene encoding centromere protein J-like: MSSPAGLQAQQCQTNFLSRWMPSSSCVGVILNHSLDLAESLRHSSVWGSRDVDDSFASQFLCPCVHFLVHDAESGTELNKQNQRPGDRPGEMDSMEKLVKQSQDLPLILEQLRQWQQHMQEQLKAHQLEELVHLQEEQQRLLGMVHVAQQDGADYIETSRLTGADWRGNSIGGRPLPQSSPTAQSFPIGPRLPSFGERGLPSNNLQGARSRRERIRTKHWGQKHGAVHTNIS, translated from the exons ATGTCATCTCCAGCTGGGTTACAGGCTCAGCAGTGCCAAACAAACTTCCTCTCCCGATGGATGCCAAGCAGCTCTTGTGTCGGGGTTATCCTGAACCACTCCCTAGACCTGGCTGAGTCTCTTCGACATAGCTCTGTCTGGGGGTCCCGGGACGTGGACGACTCCTTCGCCTCTCAATTCCTTTGCCCCTGTGTACATTTCCTTGTCCATGATGCTGAGTCTGGGACAGAATTGAACAAACAGAACCAGCGACCTGGGGATAGGCctggagagatggacagtatggaGAAGTTGGTAAAACAGTCTCAAGACCTACCCTTGATACTTGAACAG CTGAGGCAGTGGCAGCAACACATGCAGGAGCAACTGAAAGCCCACCAGCTGGAAGAGCTGGTCCATCTCCAGGAGGAGCAACAGAGGCTACTCGGCATGGTGCATGTGGCTCAACAGGATGGAGCAG ATTACATAGAGACCTCCAGGTTGACGGGAGCAGACTGGAGAGGGAACTCTATTGGGGGACGCCCCCTTCCTCAAAGTTCCCCAACAGCCCAGAGCTTCCCTATAGGCCCCCGTCTTCCCAGCTTTGGAGAGAGGGGCCTACCTTCCAACAACCTCCAAGGGGCCAGGAGCAGGAGGGAGAGGATCAGGACCAAACACTGG GGACAGAAGCATGGAGCAGTCCACACAAACATCAGCTGA
- the ttf2 gene encoding transcription termination factor 2 isoform X2, translating to MEIVLCNTHGSTCMLKTGVKEGPNKGKSFYLCGERQLGSPCDFTKVAGIPASHCLLHEDSMVELQTLIRSQKQQGYRLYYRCVLGKNAGQRWCGNVPWTAPEAEKRSPLPDRQLQSSSLPPERNPFKAPGKTDQTSEWRRLQDGGRLEDEGKGKNEKGGEKERLHKSVGKESEHGRGMEEEERGMLSSSESWRDKQLPAGMKIKKRVSGEENKESSETSPEEKEKTVKEMKDKNKNSNEDSQREAETSNNSSPKPQDTEDPHQASKGRHGYYPREPPTNSLKESGKHAGKKPSTDRKKSNPSDPNGTTSKDAQAPKSTEKTKTPIPQSDKPAQQLSTPITEQDKEAEKMTASSSQQNQDKSHCGNQFGEWRCDEDDDDDVQFVSVQPGTQTTTLVPVPQVQKALTSFPGFQPASQVKGQQEDPRALHSQLTAQLKQKKATLSVVNMSALPDKGERLKSQVKDLEEALESLCLTTSTEPEPQGDEGNAKPKPTPSQYNPFSCPGGTVLLPIAPAPLQYQASTSSMGLQLSQGYTRMYGVNPQSQAFYGGRMTDNRLLAVKNATSEAIDHLHSSLESCPDPNTEVTDPKGIKVPLLAHQRQALAWLLWRETQKPCGGILADDMGLGKTLTMIALILAQKKKQKEEEKDTKLEGWISKNDSSLVVSQGTLIICPASLVHHWKKEIERRVKSSRLSIYLYHGPNRQKNAKVLAEHDVVVTTYSLVSKEIPVPKDDAEKPSKDPEDVPSALPPLLRVAWARIVLDEAHNIKNPKVQTSLAVCKLRAKARWAVTGTPIQNNLLDMYALLKFLRCAPFDEFKLWKTQVDNGSKRGGERLNILTRTLLLRRTKDQMDSTGKPLVNLPDRTCEVHRLKLSEEEQSVYDVVFAQSRSTLQNYLKRHEGDNGKKGDDSNPFDKVAREFGVSQADSVSSSQQTQGPTSTVHILSLLLRLRQSCCHLSLLKKTLDPSELQGDGISLSLEEQLNALCLFSEASGPDPKATVSLNGSRFASDLFEDTHESTKIAAILTELKDIRQQSEAQKSVIVSQWTSMLHIVAVHLRRMGLSFAVIDGTVNPKRRMDLVEEFNTNPKGPQVMLVSLCAGGVGINLIGGNHLFLMDMHWNPALEDQACDRIYRVGQHRDVTIHRFVCEGTVEDKISILQEKKKDLAQKVLSGTGASFTKLSLADLRVIFGV from the exons ATGGAGATTGTACTATGCAATACCCACG GCAGCACATGCATGCTGAAGACGGGAGTGAAAGAAGGGCCAAATAAGGGTAAAAGCTTCTACTTGTGCGGGGAGCGTCAACTGGGGTCTCCCTGTGATTTCACCAAAGTGGCAGG GATCCCGGCCTCACACTGCCTGCTTCATGAGGATTCTATGGTGGAACTCCAGACTCTCATCCGCAGTCAGAAGCAGCAGGGCTAcag GTTGTACTACCGGTGTGTTTTGGGGAAGAACGCGGGTCAGAGGTGGTGTGGCAATGTTCCCTGGACAGCG CCAGAGGCAGAGAAACGCAGCCCACTGCCTGACAGACAGCTGCAGTCCTCCAGCCTGCCCCCAGAGAGAAATCCATTCAAGGCCCCAGGCAAGACTGACCAGACGTCAGAGTGGAGGAGACTCCAAGATGGGGGGAGACTGGAGGATGAGGGCAAAGGAAAGAATGAGaaaggtggagagaaggagaggcttcACAAGAGTGTAGGTAAAGAAAGCGAACACGGTCgaggtatggaggaggaggagagggggatgttaaGTTCCTCGGAGTCTTGGAGAGACAAACAGCTTCCAGCAGGGatgaagataaagaagagagtaTCAGGCGAGGAGAATAAGGAAAGTTCTGAAACatcacctgaggaaaaggaaaagACTGTCAAGGAGATGAAAGACAAAAACAAGAACTCAAACgaagacagccagagagaggctGAGACAAGCAACAACTCTAGCCCGAAACCCCAGGATACAGAGGACCCACACCAAGCCTCAAAGGGTCGTCATGGATACTACCCACGAGAGCCACCAACCAATAGCCTAAAAGAGTCTGGAAAGCATGCTGGGAAAAAGCCAAGCACAGATAGGAAGAAGAGCAACCCCTCCGACCCAAATGGCACTACCTCTAAAGACGCCCAAGCACCTAAGAGCACAGAGAAGACCAAAACCCCAATCCCACAATCTGATAAACCAGCGCAGCAACTTTCCACTCCAATAACTGAACAGGATAAGGAGGCAGAGAAAATGACTGCTTCATCATCACAGCAGAACCAGGACAAGTCCCATTGTGGGAACCAATTTGGAGAGTGGCGttgtgatgaagatgatgatgatgatgtccagTTTGTGTCAGTTCAGCCAGGTACACAGACGACGACTCTAGTACCAGTGCCCCAGGTCCAGAAAGCCCTGACATCCTTCCCAGGGTTCCAGCCTGCCTCTCAGGTCAAAGGTCAGCAGGAGGACCCCAGGGCCCTGCACAGCCAGCTCACTGCTCAGCTCAAACAGAAGAAG GCCACTTTGTCGGTGGTGAATATGTCTGCTCTGCCCGATAAAGGGGAGAGGTTGAAGAGTCAGGTCAAAGACCTGGAGGAGGCTCTGGAGTCTCTCTGCCTCACCACTTCCACTGAGCCAG AGCCTCAGGGTGACGAAGGTAATGCCAAACCGAAGCCCACTCCCAGCCAGTACAACCCATTTAGCTGCCCGGGAGGCACCGTCCTATTGCCCATTGCTCCTGCCCCCCTCCAGTACCAGGCCTCCACCAGCTCAATGGGGCTTCAGCTCAGCCAGGGATACACTCGGATGTATGGAG TGAACCCCCAGAGCCAAGCGTTCTATGGAGGCAGGATGACAGACAACCGTCTGCTAGCGGTGAAGAACGCCACCTCTGAGGCCATTGACCACCTCCACAGCTCCCTAGAGTCCTGCCCCGACCCCAATACTGAGGTTACGGACCCGAAAGGCATCAAG GTGCCTCTACTGGCCCATCAGAGACAAGCTCTGGCCTGGCTGCTGTGGAGAGAGACCCAGAAACCCTGTGGAGGGATCCTGG CTGATGACATGGGCCTGGGGAAAACCCTCACCATGATCGCTCTCATTCTGGCCCAGAAGAAGAAGcaaaaggaggaggagaaagacacTAAATTGGAAGGCTGGATCTCCAAAAATG ACTCTAGCCTGGTAGTGTCTCAGGGCACTTTGATCATCTGCCCTGCCTCTTTGGTTCATCACTGGAAGAAGGAGATCGAGAGACGCGTCAAGAGCAGCCGACTCAGTATCTACCTGTACCACGGGCCCAACCGCCAGAAGAACGCCAAAGt TCTGGCTGAGCATGATGTGGTGGTGACCACCTACAGCCTTGTCTCCAAGGAGATCCCAGTCCCGAAGGACGATGCAGAGAAACCTAGCAAGGACCCTGAGGATGTG CCATCAGCCCTCCCTCCTCTGCTGCGGGTGGCCTGGGCCCGCATTGTGCTGGACGAGGCCCACAACATCAAGAATCCCAAGGTGCAGACCTCCTTGGCTGTGTGTAAGCTGAGGGCCAAGGCCAGGTGGGCTGTTACTGGGACCCCCATCCAGAACAACCTACTGGATATGTACGCCCTGCTCAA GTTTCTGCGCTGTGCCCCATTTGATGAGTTCAAGCTTTGGAAAACCCAGGTAGACAACGGCtcgaagagaggaggagagcgactTAACATTCTGACCAGAACTCTGCTGCTCCGACGCACCAAAGACCAGATGGACTCTACCGGAAAACCTCTG GTGAATCTGCCAGATCGGACCTGTGAGGTGCATCGCCTGAAGCTGTCTGAAGAGGAGCAGTCTGTTTACGATGTGGTGTTTGCACAGTCCAG GTCCACTCTGCAGAACTATCTGAAGAGGCATGAGGGAGACAATGGTAAAAAGGGAGACGACTCCAATCCCTTCGACAAGG tgGCTCGTGAGTTTGGAGTGTCCCAGGCGGactctgtgtcctcctcccagcaGACCCAGGGCCCCACCAGCACTGTTCACATCCTGTCTCTATTGCTCCGACTCAGACAGAGCTGCTGCCATCTGTCTCTGTTGAAGAAG ACCCTGGATCCGTCTGAGCTGCAGGGGGAtgggatctctctctcccttgaggAGCAGCTCAATGCCCTGTGCCTCTTCTCCGAGGCCTCGGGCCCCGACCCCAAAGCCACCGTGTCCCTCAATGGGAGCCGATTCGCCTCCGATCTCTTTGAGGACACCCACGAGAGCACCAAG ATCGCTGCCATTCTCACAGAGCTGAAGGATATCAGGCAGCAGAGTGAGGCTCAGAAAAG tgtgatAGTGTCCCAGTGGACCAGCATGCTTCACATCGTGGCCGTTCACCTGAGGAGAATGGGCCTGAGCTTTGCTGTCATCGACGGCACTGTCAACCCCAAACGCCGCATGGACCTGGTCGAAGAGTTCAACACCAACCCTAAAGGACCACAG gtgatgcttgtgtctctgtgtgctggAGGAGTGGGCATTAACCTTATTGGAGGGAATCACCTCTTCCTCATGGACATGCACTG GAACCCAGCTCTAGAGGACCAGGCCTGTGACCGCATCTACAGAGTGGGTCAGCACCGAGATGTCACCATCCACAG GTTTGTGTGTGAGGGCACAGTGGAGGATAAGATCTCCATTCtgcaggagaagaagaaggatcTTGCACAGAAGGTGCTGTCAGGGACTGGAGCCTCCTTCACCAAGCTCTCCCTGGCTGACCTCAGAGTCATCTTTGGGGTCTGA
- the LOC118366809 gene encoding uncharacterized protein LOC118366809 has product MGRLFPSLKPKTQAPAPPEPRKSENGPGERELQTHSYPRGASQQQLFYLPKLVAPALNCVCVWGVRPAAAVHAAEGERTIQDREHCHGQTDWRTRIIIIIYNIIITRNISGRRGQKKAEEQARFEEFKREETKKLQKERKVFEKHTSAARAIPDKRELDEIQALKQQQSSLHKELKWRESRWSTTHKRLRQQIDMIYSYVKMTPGLQTESRGQ; this is encoded by the exons ATGGGCAGGCTGTTCCCCTCGCTGAAGCCCAAGACCCAGGCCCCTGCTCCACCAGAGCCTAGGAAGTCTGAGAAcggaccaggtgagagagagttgCAAACACACTCTTATCCCAGGGGAGCATCTCAACAGCAACTGTTTTACCTTCCAAAGTTGGTAGCACCAGcattaaactgtgtgtgtgtgtggggggtcaggCCAGCAGCAGCAGTCCAcgcagctgagggagagagaacgattCAGGACAGAGAACACTGCCATGGCCAGACTGACTGGAGAacgagaataataataataatatataatataataataaccaGGAATATCTCAG GAAGGAGAGGGCAGAAGAAGGCTGAGGAGCAGGCCAGGTTTGAAGAGTTTAAGAGGGAGGAGACTAAGAAGCTGCAGAAGGAACGCAAGGTGTTTGAGAAGCACACCTCCGCCGCCAGGGCCATACCAGATAAGAGGGAGCTCGACGAGATCCAG GCCCTGAAGCAGCAGCAGAGTTCCCTACACAAGGAGCTGAAGTGGAGAGAGAGCCGCTGGTCCACCACACACAAGCGTCTCCGACAGCAGATCGACATGATTTATTCATATGTGAAG ATGACTCCAGGTCTGCAGACTGAGTCCAGAGGTCAATGA